From Polaribacter butkevichii, a single genomic window includes:
- a CDS encoding Xaa-Pro dipeptidyl-peptidase, which produces MKNKIQILIVFLFALAMKAQEKATPIFKNGEAQIVEAFNDSSKWIRTDLWVETTFDSDGDGKLDRMHVDVTRPEQTETEGLKLPVVYESSPYYSGTAKGGTELFWNVKHELGEKVAKPVYVEVERTGKRPIISNSQIKTWVPRGYIVIHSSSPGTGLSDGAPTVGGDNESLAPKAVIDWLNGRAKGFTEREGNEEVTAFWATGKVGMTGTSYNGTIPLAAATTGVNGLEAIIPVAPNTSYYHYYRSNGLVRSPGGYLGEDIDVLYDYIHSGKEENRARNNKVIRDTEMANGMDRESGDYNDFWAGRDYLNDMKPMTAALLMSHGFNDWNVMPEHSYRIYNKAKEMGIPSQIFYHQNGHGGPPPIKMMNRWFTRYLHGIKNNVENDAKAWIVRENDKKDEPTPYKNYPNPAAQPVTLYLAPGAPKAGKLLTTKTSKVKETLVDNYSFSGEALAQADYTNHRLIYVSPTLKEDLHISGLSSIKINAASSKPAVNLSVWLVSLPWNKGKRTKITDNIITRGWADLQNHASLTKSTPLKKGQFYEMTFNLQPDDQIIKKGQQIGLMIFSSDSNFTLLPKPGTKLTVDLNKTSITLPVVGGKEAFAKATE; this is translated from the coding sequence ATGAAAAATAAAATTCAAATTTTAATAGTATTTCTTTTTGCCCTAGCAATGAAGGCACAAGAAAAAGCAACACCTATTTTTAAAAATGGGGAAGCACAAATAGTAGAAGCTTTTAACGATTCTAGTAAATGGATTCGTACAGATTTATGGGTAGAAACTACGTTTGATAGCGACGGAGACGGAAAACTAGATAGAATGCATGTTGATGTTACAAGACCTGAGCAAACAGAAACTGAAGGTTTAAAACTACCTGTTGTTTATGAATCTAGCCCATATTATTCTGGTACTGCCAAAGGAGGTACAGAATTATTTTGGAATGTAAAACATGAATTAGGTGAAAAAGTAGCAAAACCAGTTTATGTAGAAGTTGAAAGAACCGGAAAAAGACCAATTATTTCAAATTCACAAATTAAAACGTGGGTTCCAAGAGGCTATATCGTTATTCATTCTTCATCACCAGGAACTGGTTTGTCTGATGGAGCACCTACAGTTGGTGGAGACAATGAATCTTTAGCACCAAAAGCAGTTATAGATTGGTTAAACGGACGTGCAAAAGGCTTTACAGAAAGAGAAGGAAATGAAGAGGTTACTGCTTTTTGGGCTACCGGAAAAGTAGGTATGACAGGAACTTCTTATAACGGAACAATTCCGTTAGCAGCAGCTACAACCGGCGTAAATGGATTAGAGGCAATTATACCAGTTGCCCCAAATACTTCTTATTATCATTATTATAGATCTAATGGACTGGTACGGTCTCCTGGCGGATATCTTGGTGAAGACATTGATGTTTTATATGATTATATTCATAGCGGAAAAGAAGAAAATAGAGCTCGTAATAATAAAGTTATTAGAGATACAGAAATGGCGAATGGCATGGACAGAGAAAGTGGTGATTATAACGATTTTTGGGCAGGAAGAGATTATTTAAATGATATGAAACCTATGACAGCTGCTTTATTAATGTCTCATGGATTTAATGATTGGAATGTGATGCCAGAGCATAGTTATAGAATTTACAATAAAGCTAAAGAAATGGGAATTCCTTCTCAAATATTTTATCATCAAAATGGCCACGGTGGACCACCTCCAATAAAAATGATGAATCGTTGGTTTACTCGTTATTTACACGGAATTAAAAACAACGTAGAAAATGATGCAAAAGCTTGGATTGTTAGAGAAAACGACAAAAAAGATGAACCAACTCCTTATAAAAACTACCCAAACCCAGCTGCACAACCTGTAACTTTATACTTAGCCCCAGGTGCTCCCAAAGCTGGTAAATTATTAACTACCAAAACCTCTAAAGTAAAAGAAACTTTAGTCGATAATTATTCTTTTTCTGGTGAAGCTTTAGCCCAAGCAGATTATACAAATCATCGATTAATTTATGTTTCTCCTACCTTAAAAGAAGATCTTCATATATCTGGCTTAAGTTCTATAAAAATAAACGCAGCAAGCAGTAAACCTGCGGTAAACTTATCTGTTTGGTTGGTTTCATTACCTTGGAATAAAGGAAAAAGAACAAAAATTACCGACAACATTATTACACGTGGTTGGGCAGATTTACAAAATCATGCATCATTAACAAAAAGCACTCCTTTAAAAAAGGGGCAATTCTATGAAATGACTTTTAACCTACAGCCAGATGATCAAATTATAAAAAAAGGACAACAAATTGGTTTAATGATTTTTTCTAGTGATTCTAATTTTACATTATTACCAAAACCTGGTACAAAATTAACAGTCGACTTAAACAAAACCTCTATTACACTTCCTGTTGTTGGCGGTAAAGAAGCATTTGCAAAAGCTACAGAATAA
- a CDS encoding MDR family MFS transporter translates to MKKLYNNYINTFRGLSTEVWWLSLITFINRSGTMVIPFLSLYLTKSLHFSLTDVGWIMSFFGLGSVLGTWIGGKLTDKIGYYKVMLVSLFGTGVLFVLLQYATTFHQFCAGIFLVMIVADAFRPAMFVALSAYSKPENKTRSVTLIRLAINLGFSAGPAVGGLIITGIGYKGLFWADGVTCVLAAFLLLQVLHPKKAKVQDEVKVANPISAYKDKAFWIFFIAMFIFGFVFMQYFSTMPLYYSKNRFLSEFEIGLLMGFNGFFIFLFEMPLIKWLEDSKKSKVKLIALGLFLTALSFIILNLTGWIGILIIAMFLMTVGEMIAFPFSNAFAVERAKKGNQGEYMALYSIAFSLAHIFSHNIGMQMVAKYGFETTWTAITIFALFGVFVLLLLLRMLKKEKATI, encoded by the coding sequence ATGAAAAAGTTATACAACAATTATATCAATACTTTTAGAGGACTCTCTACAGAGGTTTGGTGGCTTTCTTTAATTACATTTATCAATAGATCTGGTACAATGGTAATTCCTTTTTTGTCTTTGTACCTTACTAAAAGTCTGCATTTTTCTTTAACAGATGTTGGGTGGATTATGTCTTTCTTTGGTTTAGGTTCTGTATTAGGAACGTGGATTGGCGGAAAATTAACCGATAAAATTGGATATTACAAAGTAATGCTTGTAAGTTTATTTGGTACAGGTGTTTTATTTGTTTTACTACAATATGCAACTACATTTCATCAATTTTGTGCGGGTATTTTTTTAGTAATGATAGTGGCAGATGCTTTTAGACCCGCTATGTTTGTGGCGTTAAGTGCTTATAGTAAACCAGAAAATAAAACACGTTCTGTAACTTTAATTCGTTTGGCTATTAATTTAGGTTTTTCTGCAGGACCTGCAGTTGGAGGTTTAATAATTACAGGAATTGGTTATAAAGGATTGTTTTGGGCAGACGGAGTAACGTGTGTTTTAGCTGCTTTTTTATTGCTGCAAGTATTGCATCCTAAGAAAGCCAAAGTACAAGATGAGGTAAAAGTAGCTAACCCTATTTCTGCTTATAAAGATAAAGCTTTTTGGATATTCTTTATCGCCATGTTTATTTTTGGTTTTGTATTTATGCAGTATTTTTCTACTATGCCATTGTATTATAGTAAAAACCGTTTTTTATCAGAATTTGAAATAGGGTTGTTAATGGGGTTTAATGGCTTTTTTATATTCCTTTTTGAAATGCCTTTGATAAAATGGTTAGAAGATTCTAAAAAATCTAAAGTAAAGTTAATTGCCCTTGGCTTGTTTTTAACTGCGTTAAGTTTTATCATTTTAAACCTAACTGGTTGGATTGGGATTTTAATTATAGCCATGTTTTTAATGACAGTAGGAGAGATGATTGCGTTTCCGTTTTCGAATGCGTTTGCCGTAGAAAGAGCTAAAAAAGGAAATCAGGGAGAATATATGGCTTTGTATAGTATTGCATTTTCTTTAGCGCATATTTTTAGTCATAATATTGGTATGCAAATGGTGGCAAAATATGGTTTTGAAACTACGTGGACTGCAATTACAATTTTTGCATTATTTGGGGTTTTTGTATTGTTGCTCCTTTTAAGAATGTTAAAAAAAGAAAAAGCAACGATTTAA
- a CDS encoding DUF1684 domain-containing protein: protein MKKLLFICSVFLMMMSCKSQGKRPLMGKTVYQQELNASYKDASKSPLKKKDLRNFNGLEFFTVDSTFIVNAKFTKTENAPTFKMATTTDRKPLYKEYGLLDFTLNGKNCKLTIYQSQDDLRDEKYKDYLFLPFTDDTSGNESYGGGRYMDVMTTDIKPDNTVVLNFNNTYNPYCAYNDKYSCPLTPRKNHLDLEIKAGIKAFKKH, encoded by the coding sequence ATGAAAAAACTATTATTTATATGTTCTGTTTTTCTAATGATGATGTCTTGTAAGTCGCAAGGTAAACGTCCTTTAATGGGTAAAACTGTTTATCAACAAGAATTAAATGCTAGTTATAAAGACGCCTCAAAATCACCTTTAAAAAAGAAAGATTTAAGGAACTTTAATGGCTTAGAATTTTTTACTGTAGATTCTACTTTTATTGTAAATGCTAAATTCACTAAAACAGAAAACGCTCCTACATTTAAAATGGCAACCACTACAGATAGAAAACCATTATATAAAGAATATGGCTTGCTAGATTTTACTTTAAATGGCAAAAACTGTAAATTAACCATTTATCAAAGTCAAGATGATTTGCGTGATGAAAAATACAAAGACTATTTATTTTTGCCTTTTACAGATGATACTTCTGGTAATGAATCTTATGGAGGTGGTCGCTATATGGATGTAATGACTACAGACATTAAACCTGATAATACTGTAGTCTTAAATTTTAACAATACCTACAACCCATATTGTGCTTATAACGACAAGTATTCTTGTCCTTTAACACCGCGAAAAAACCATTTAGATTTAGAAATAAAAGCAGGAATAAAGGCTTTTAAAAAACACTAA
- a CDS encoding nucleotide pyrophosphohydrolase, with amino-acid sequence MNIENAQKQVDDWIKTHGVRYFNELTNMAQLTEEVGEVARIIARRYGEQSEKESDKNKDLGEELADVLFVVLCLANQTGINLQDAFEKKLDIKTKRDHDRHHNNQKLK; translated from the coding sequence ATGAATATAGAAAACGCACAAAAACAAGTAGACGATTGGATTAAAACTCATGGAGTTCGTTATTTTAATGAACTCACAAACATGGCGCAATTAACAGAGGAAGTAGGTGAAGTAGCCCGTATAATTGCAAGACGCTATGGAGAGCAAAGTGAAAAAGAATCTGATAAAAATAAGGATTTAGGAGAAGAATTAGCAGATGTACTATTTGTTGTTTTATGTTTGGCAAACCAAACAGGAATCAATTTACAAGATGCTTTCGAAAAGAAATTAGATATTAAAACAAAACGTGATCACGATCGTCATCACAACAATCAAAAATTAAAATAA
- a CDS encoding chondroitinase-B domain-containing protein produces MINFPSLPKVVLLFSIIFSCNYNVFSQTTYNIDDPESLRDVIYQPGDVIILKNGVYETDERMRFLGSGTAENPVTFRAETPGGVVFTGGPRLTIGGETDNSGAVIATGAYLIVDGFHWKGGYGASNFIEFRNGNNYANHSTLQNCVIDGLGIDPDDLKEDLADGQITKHRWVVLYGTYNTVINCSFMNKVSAGAIVLGEYAYNAFPDGDDGANNSCAEVGHIVMNNYFYNFGKIEDLYGRKPDGSPLSNAGDSETIRMGTSSYQMVNSNATVSNNYFVQSDGENEIITNKSKGNTYTNNTFRRCRGSLVLRHGSYATVQGNYFLGENVDGTGGIRITDSNHTITNNYIQDCITVMEQAKWNNGITFIGGSANADIACSSDDVSNGYQKTENITVSNNTIVNTNAPLFYNEDKGSTDPTGTVSNNLIYFADNYPNITDVISGDSETAYTNMGTALTYQGNVYTGTNLGATNANFSEETNITATANGEIFTFSGTGTTGKGADMGENTPITDAMVGHGIGACFTDNLGASITNGDCTIQVSESLTVSSLPTLTSDAASYTISVSANVSWTAASNDAWITLDTNSGTGDTTVSITVTQNTDASNRTGSVTFTQDAGGDDIVRTLTITQSGADLTDLYDLINTGTGLPTDKVTVHSFSKENSSKSEFATNSLDKDSDTEWTADDGSILSGDYKGDGEYVIYNLGSTYKLALIQFSTTNKSDAFGFQILVSTTGTEDADFSRILPTSGDLLLTATNTTDFNQYQINTNATYVKVVGYGRFNSDGDKRKSAWSAIKEIEFYKTSTLSLKDPVLNTKITVYPNPTSRILNVKADNQNINLVTLYNINGKKVLESKNNQQKTAVNVDVSKLSKGTYFVVISDINNAKTSKTVIIK; encoded by the coding sequence ATGATTAATTTTCCCTCATTACCCAAAGTAGTACTTCTTTTTTCAATTATTTTTTCATGTAATTATAATGTGTTTTCTCAAACTACATATAACATTGATGATCCAGAATCTTTAAGAGATGTTATATATCAACCCGGAGATGTCATCATTTTAAAAAATGGTGTTTATGAAACCGATGAACGCATGCGGTTTCTTGGATCTGGTACCGCAGAAAACCCCGTTACTTTTAGAGCAGAAACACCTGGTGGAGTTGTTTTTACTGGTGGACCAAGATTAACCATTGGTGGTGAAACAGATAATTCTGGAGCAGTAATTGCAACCGGAGCATATTTAATCGTAGATGGTTTTCATTGGAAAGGGGGGTATGGTGCCAGTAATTTTATTGAATTTAGAAATGGTAATAATTATGCAAACCATAGTACACTACAAAATTGTGTAATAGACGGTTTAGGCATAGATCCAGATGACTTAAAAGAAGATTTGGCAGACGGACAAATTACCAAACACAGATGGGTTGTATTATATGGTACTTATAATACCGTTATAAATTGCTCGTTTATGAATAAAGTGAGTGCCGGAGCAATTGTTTTGGGAGAATATGCATACAACGCATTTCCTGACGGGGATGATGGTGCAAATAATAGTTGTGCAGAGGTTGGGCATATTGTTATGAATAATTATTTTTACAATTTTGGTAAAATAGAAGATTTATACGGCAGAAAACCAGATGGTTCTCCCCTATCTAACGCAGGAGATAGCGAAACCATACGTATGGGTACAAGCTCCTACCAAATGGTAAATAGCAATGCTACTGTTAGTAATAATTATTTTGTGCAATCTGATGGAGAAAATGAAATTATCACAAATAAAAGTAAAGGAAATACATACACTAACAACACTTTCAGAAGATGTAGAGGATCTTTAGTACTTCGTCATGGTTCTTACGCAACTGTACAAGGAAATTATTTTTTAGGCGAAAATGTAGACGGTACAGGTGGTATTAGAATTACCGATAGTAACCATACAATTACAAACAATTACATTCAAGATTGTATTACCGTTATGGAACAAGCAAAATGGAATAACGGTATCACTTTTATAGGTGGATCTGCAAATGCTGATATTGCTTGTTCTTCTGATGATGTTTCTAACGGATACCAAAAAACAGAAAACATAACGGTATCTAATAATACTATTGTAAACACAAATGCCCCTTTGTTTTACAATGAAGATAAAGGATCAACGGATCCAACAGGAACCGTTTCTAATAACTTAATTTATTTTGCTGATAATTATCCGAATATAACAGACGTTATCTCTGGTGATAGTGAAACTGCTTATACAAATATGGGTACAGCATTAACTTACCAAGGCAATGTTTATACTGGTACTAATTTGGGCGCAACAAATGCAAATTTCTCTGAAGAAACAAATATTACTGCTACTGCAAATGGTGAAATTTTTACTTTTTCAGGAACTGGAACTACAGGCAAAGGTGCAGATATGGGGGAAAACACACCAATAACCGACGCTATGGTAGGACATGGAATTGGAGCTTGTTTTACAGATAACTTAGGAGCTAGCATAACCAACGGAGATTGTACTATTCAAGTAAGTGAATCTTTAACGGTTAGTAGTTTACCTACTCTTACTTCAGATGCAGCTAGTTATACTATTTCCGTTTCTGCAAATGTAAGTTGGACGGCTGCCTCTAATGATGCTTGGATAACTTTAGATACAAATTCTGGAACTGGAGACACAACAGTTTCAATTACAGTAACTCAAAATACAGACGCAAGTAACAGAACAGGATCGGTAACTTTTACACAAGATGCTGGTGGAGATGATATTGTAAGAACTTTAACGATTACCCAAAGTGGAGCAGATTTAACAGACCTATACGACCTTATTAATACAGGAACTGGTTTACCTACAGATAAAGTTACTGTACATTCATTTTCTAAAGAAAATTCATCTAAATCTGAATTTGCTACAAATTCTTTGGATAAAGATTCTGATACAGAATGGACAGCAGATGATGGAAGTATATTATCCGGAGATTATAAAGGAGATGGAGAATATGTTATTTACAATTTAGGTAGCACTTACAAACTTGCCTTAATTCAGTTTAGCACTACAAATAAATCAGATGCCTTTGGTTTTCAAATATTGGTTTCTACAACAGGTACAGAAGATGCCGACTTCTCTAGGATATTGCCTACTTCTGGAGATTTATTATTAACAGCTACCAATACTACAGACTTTAATCAATACCAAATTAATACAAATGCAACTTATGTAAAAGTTGTAGGTTACGGACGTTTTAATAGTGATGGAGATAAAAGAAAAAGTGCTTGGAGCGCCATTAAAGAAATTGAATTTTACAAAACTTCAACACTATCTTTAAAAGATCCTGTTTTAAACACTAAAATTACAGTATACCCAAACCCAACAAGTCGTATTTTAAATGTAAAAGCAGACAATCAAAATATAAACCTAGTAACTCTTTACAATATTAACGGAAAAAAAGTATTAGAATCTAAAAACAACCAACAAAAAACAGCTGTAAACGTTGATGTTTCTAAATTATCCAAAGGAACATATTTTGTTGTTATTTCTGATATCAATAATGCTAAAACATCCAAAACAGTTATTATTAAATAA
- a CDS encoding CocE/NonD family hydrolase, with protein MKKHFFKILFVAFSFTFFISCNTKTTEEKKDIKSTFVADNYTKSEVDIAMRDGVKLHTTIYTPKDNSKKYPILMQRTPYSSAPYGEGKMKTKIGPNIHLMKELNIVVYQDVRGRWMSEGVYDNMRAYIPNKTAKQSDEVSDTYDTIDWLVNNVENNNGNVGTWGISYPGHYATISTIDAHPALKAASPQACIGDFFFDDFHHNGAFLLSYFRAISLFGTYKDTPTDSAWYSFPKMDSQDQYQFFLDKGPLKNLNQYFQYDKLDVKTVENKDRIDDFFWKELVEHPNYDSVWQSKGIIQHLDKVPSTVATMIVGGEFDAEDLYGPLETYKAIEKYGKDNYNTLVFGPWDHGKWSRNTVENYVGNYYFGDSISLKFQSDVETKFFNHFLKGNGDKNSGLPEAYVFDSGKKEWKSYDVWPPKNVVKEDWFLSKNQELTSDKKSTEKINFISDIKHPVPYSEDIKTVFTPRKYMTDDQRFAARRPDVLVFETNILSEDFTLAGDILAKLKVATTGSAADWVVKVIDVHPANAEENNDKLQDHLKMSNYHLMVRSEVLRGRFRNSFEHPEPFIPNKKTAVNIKLQDVFHTFKKGHKVQIQVQSTWFPLIDLNPQTYVDNIYKADQKDFKTQTHSVFTDSSIEFSVLK; from the coding sequence ATGAAAAAACATTTTTTTAAAATCCTTTTTGTAGCTTTTTCTTTTACTTTTTTTATCAGTTGTAATACAAAAACTACAGAAGAGAAAAAAGACATTAAAAGTACTTTTGTTGCAGACAACTACACAAAATCTGAAGTAGATATTGCAATGAGAGATGGCGTAAAGCTACACACAACCATCTACACCCCAAAAGACAACTCTAAAAAATACCCAATCTTAATGCAAAGAACTCCGTATAGTTCTGCGCCTTATGGAGAAGGAAAGATGAAAACCAAAATTGGACCAAATATTCATTTAATGAAAGAATTGAATATTGTGGTCTATCAAGATGTGCGTGGTCGTTGGATGAGTGAAGGTGTTTATGATAATATGCGTGCCTACATCCCTAATAAAACAGCAAAACAATCTGACGAAGTTTCTGATACTTATGACACCATAGATTGGTTGGTGAATAATGTAGAAAACAATAACGGAAATGTAGGTACTTGGGGAATTTCGTACCCAGGGCATTATGCAACCATTTCTACAATAGATGCACATCCTGCTTTAAAAGCAGCTTCTCCACAAGCCTGTATTGGCGATTTTTTCTTTGATGACTTTCATCATAACGGAGCTTTTTTGTTAAGTTATTTTAGAGCAATCTCTTTATTTGGTACTTACAAAGACACACCAACAGACTCTGCTTGGTATTCGTTTCCTAAAATGGATTCTCAAGATCAATATCAATTTTTCTTAGATAAAGGACCTTTAAAAAACTTAAACCAATATTTTCAGTACGATAAATTAGATGTTAAAACGGTTGAAAATAAAGATAGAATCGATGACTTTTTCTGGAAAGAACTCGTAGAACATCCTAATTACGATTCTGTTTGGCAAAGTAAAGGCATCATTCAGCATTTAGACAAAGTTCCGTCTACAGTTGCAACCATGATTGTTGGGGGGGAGTTTGATGCAGAAGATTTATACGGTCCTTTAGAAACCTATAAAGCCATTGAAAAATATGGAAAAGACAATTATAACACTTTAGTTTTTGGACCTTGGGATCATGGAAAATGGTCTAGAAATACAGTAGAAAACTATGTAGGTAATTATTATTTTGGAGATTCTATTTCTTTAAAATTTCAGTCTGATGTAGAAACAAAATTCTTTAATCATTTCTTAAAAGGAAATGGTGATAAAAATTCTGGTTTACCAGAAGCCTATGTTTTTGATTCTGGTAAAAAAGAATGGAAATCTTATGATGTATGGCCTCCTAAAAATGTAGTAAAAGAAGATTGGTTTTTATCTAAAAACCAAGAATTAACTTCGGATAAAAAATCAACAGAAAAAATTAATTTTATTAGTGATATAAAACATCCTGTTCCGTATTCAGAAGATATTAAAACGGTTTTTACGCCTAGAAAATACATGACAGACGACCAGCGTTTTGCGGCAAGAAGACCAGATGTTTTGGTTTTTGAAACAAATATTTTATCGGAAGATTTTACTTTGGCTGGAGATATTTTAGCAAAACTAAAAGTAGCAACCACAGGTTCTGCTGCAGATTGGGTTGTAAAAGTAATTGATGTGCACCCTGCAAATGCTGAGGAAAATAACGATAAACTTCAAGATCATTTAAAAATGAGCAACTACCACTTAATGGTTAGAAGCGAAGTTTTACGTGGTCGTTTTAGAAATAGTTTTGAACATCCAGAGCCTTTTATCCCTAATAAAAAAACAGCCGTAAATATAAAATTACAAGACGTTTTTCATACGTTTAAAAAAGGTCATAAAGTACAAATTCAGGTGCAAAGTACGTGGTTTCCTTTAATCGATTTAAATCCACAAACCTATGTAGATAATATTTATAAGGCAGACCAAAAAGATTTTAAAACACAAACACACAGCGTTTTTACAGATTCTAGTATTGAGTTTTCTGTGTTAAAATAA
- the katG gene encoding catalase/peroxidase HPI codes for MENDQHTNSPNDESKCPYHQEQNKPEENKVEATAGKCPVMHGANTSNQSNVMNWWPNALNLDILHQHDTKTNPLGEDFNYHEELKKLDTEALKKDMHALMTDSQDWWPADWGHYGGLMIRLSWHSAGSYRTSDGRGGAGSGSQRFAPLNSWPDNASLDKARRLLWPIKKKYGNKVSWADLIVLAGTIAYENMGLKTFGFAFGRPDIWHPEKDTYWGAEKEWLAPSDERYANVDKPDTMENPLAAVQMGLIYVNPEGVNGKPDPLKTAAQIRETFARMAMNDEETVALTAGGHTVGKTHGNGDASILGPEPEAANIEEQGLGWHNPNKSGKGRYTVTSGLEGAWTTNPTKWDGGFFEMLFNHEWELVKSPAGALQWEPITIKDEDKPVDVEDASIRHNPMMTDADMAMKIDPIYKEISLKFMNDQDYFSDTFARAWFKLTHRDLGPKANYFGADVPKEDLIWQDPIPAGTTDYDVTAVKEKIATSGLSNSEMIATAWDSARTYRGSDMRGGANGARIRLAPQKDWEGNEPKRLAHVLSILEPIAAQFKISIADVIVLAGNVGLEQAIKAAGLETIVPFTPGRGDATDEMTDAESFDPLEPLADGYRNFSKKDYVVSTEELLLDRTQLMGLTAPEMTVLIGGMRMLDTNYNHTKHGVFTDRPGVLTNDFFVNLTDMNNTWKPTENGLYNICDRKTGAVKWTATRVDLVFGSNSILRSYAEVYAQDDNKEKFVKDFVKAWTKVMNADRFDVK; via the coding sequence ATGGAAAACGACCAACACACAAACTCACCTAATGATGAAAGTAAATGCCCATATCATCAAGAACAAAATAAACCTGAAGAAAATAAAGTAGAAGCAACTGCTGGAAAATGCCCAGTAATGCATGGTGCAAACACTTCTAATCAATCTAATGTTATGAATTGGTGGCCAAATGCATTGAATCTTGATATTTTACATCAGCATGATACAAAAACAAATCCTTTAGGAGAAGATTTTAATTACCATGAAGAATTAAAAAAATTAGATACTGAAGCTTTAAAAAAAGATATGCATGCCCTAATGACGGATAGTCAAGATTGGTGGCCTGCAGATTGGGGACATTACGGTGGGTTAATGATTCGTTTATCTTGGCATTCTGCCGGATCTTACCGTACGTCTGACGGTCGTGGTGGCGCAGGTTCTGGTAGTCAGCGATTTGCCCCATTAAACTCGTGGCCAGACAATGCTAGTTTAGACAAGGCAAGACGTTTATTATGGCCTATCAAGAAAAAGTATGGTAACAAAGTAAGTTGGGCCGATTTAATTGTGCTGGCAGGTACTATTGCTTATGAAAATATGGGTTTAAAAACATTTGGTTTTGCTTTTGGTCGTCCAGATATTTGGCATCCAGAAAAAGACACCTATTGGGGAGCCGAAAAAGAATGGTTGGCTCCAAGTGATGAACGTTATGCTAATGTAGACAAGCCAGACACTATGGAAAACCCATTGGCTGCAGTACAAATGGGACTTATTTATGTGAACCCAGAAGGTGTTAATGGAAAACCAGATCCTTTAAAAACAGCTGCTCAAATACGTGAAACATTTGCTCGTATGGCAATGAATGATGAAGAAACCGTTGCTTTAACCGCAGGTGGACACACCGTTGGTAAAACACATGGTAATGGTGATGCTAGTATTTTAGGCCCTGAACCAGAAGCTGCAAACATAGAAGAACAAGGTTTAGGTTGGCACAACCCTAACAAATCTGGAAAAGGACGTTACACCGTAACCAGCGGATTGGAAGGCGCATGGACAACAAACCCAACAAAATGGGATGGTGGTTTTTTCGAAATGCTATTTAACCATGAATGGGAGTTAGTTAAAAGTCCGGCAGGTGCTTTGCAATGGGAACCTATAACGATTAAAGATGAAGACAAACCGGTAGATGTAGAAGATGCTAGTATCCGTCACAACCCAATGATGACAGATGCTGATATGGCCATGAAAATAGATCCAATATATAAGGAAATCTCTTTAAAATTCATGAACGATCAAGACTATTTTTCAGATACTTTTGCACGTGCATGGTTTAAATTAACGCATAGAGATTTAGGACCAAAAGCAAATTACTTTGGTGCAGATGTACCTAAAGAAGATTTAATTTGGCAAGATCCTATTCCTGCAGGAACTACAGATTATGATGTAACGGCAGTAAAAGAAAAAATTGCAACATCAGGATTATCAAATTCAGAAATGATTGCCACTGCTTGGGATAGTGCTCGTACGTATCGTGGTTCTGACATGCGTGGTGGTGCCAATGGTGCCAGAATTCGTTTAGCTCCTCAAAAAGATTGGGAAGGAAACGAGCCAAAACGTTTAGCACATGTTTTATCAATCTTAGAACCAATTGCCGCTCAATTTAAAATTAGTATTGCAGATGTAATTGTTTTAGCAGGTAATGTTGGTTTAGAACAAGCAATAAAAGCAGCTGGTTTAGAAACAATAGTTCCTTTTACACCAGGTCGTGGAGATGCCACGGATGAAATGACAGATGCTGAATCTTTTGATCCTTTAGAGCCTTTGGCTGATGGATATAGAAATTTCAGCAAAAAAGACTATGTGGTAAGTACAGAAGAATTACTATTAGACAGAACGCAATTAATGGGATTAACGGCACCAGAAATGACCGTACTTATTGGTGGTATGAGAATGTTAGATACGAACTACAACCATACAAAACATGGTGTTTTTACAGACAGACCTGGAGTATTAACCAACGATTTCTTTGTGAATTTAACCGACATGAATAACACTTGGAAACCTACAGAAAACGGACTTTACAACATTTGCGACCGTAAAACAGGTGCTGTAAAATGGACTGCAACACGTGTAGACCTTGTGTTTGGTTCTAATTCTATTTTACGTTCGTATGCAGAAGTTTATGCACAAGATGATAACAAAGAAAAGTTTGTAAAAGATTTTGTAAAAGCGTGGACTAAAGTAATGAATGCTGATAGATTTGATGTAAAATAA